One genomic region from Acinetobacter sp. LoGeW2-3 encodes:
- a CDS encoding substrate-binding domain-containing protein: MSTGWGKELLSKLAHDELDGVISTAKEHNAFPKDYSLKIMGTLHIRPVVSKSLSRSGVSTWEDLQDLGWILNNKGCGFREFLTEQLEKQHKQLNLKIEVTGTRIQLDLIQQGVGAGFLAQELIFQTPHFHQLSIIDTEELNLDVIVYNARRENLSHAQTELFDVIMERFNQKIAFSVI; this comes from the coding sequence ATTAGTACAGGGTGGGGTAAGGAATTATTATCTAAATTAGCTCACGATGAACTTGATGGCGTGATTTCTACTGCAAAAGAACATAATGCTTTTCCAAAAGATTATTCTCTGAAAATTATGGGTACCTTACATATTAGGCCTGTAGTATCAAAATCTTTAAGCAGATCAGGTGTTTCAACATGGGAAGACTTGCAGGATCTAGGTTGGATTTTAAATAATAAAGGATGTGGATTCAGAGAATTTTTAACTGAACAATTAGAAAAACAGCATAAACAGCTAAATTTAAAAATTGAAGTTACTGGAACTAGAATCCAGTTGGATTTAATACAACAGGGAGTTGGTGCTGGTTTCTTGGCACAGGAATTAATCTTTCAAACTCCTCATTTTCACCAATTATCAATTATAGATACTGAAGAACTAAATCTAGATGTCATTGTTTACAATGCACGTCGAGAAAACTTGAGCCATGCACAAACTGAATTATTTGATGTAATTATGGAACGTTTTAACCAAAAAATTGCATTTAGCGTAATCTAA